The Sulfurimonas sp. genome includes the window TAACAAGATTTGGTCATTGTGAAGTTTCTTTGCCAGGTGGTTGTGCTATCGGTCAAAGGCCTGTTGACTTGCATCTAAAAGCATTGGAGCAAATGGGTGCAATCATTGATATAAAATCTGGATATATTGAAGCAACTGCTCCAAACGGACTAAAAGGCTGTGACATAATTTTTGACAAAATCACAGTTACTGGAACTGCCAATATTATAATGGCAGCAGCTTTAGCAAATGGAAAAACAACGCTTACAAATGCTGCAAGAGAACCAGAAGTGGTTCAACTTTGTGAAGTTTTAAATAATAGCGGAGTAATGATAGAAGGAATTGGAACTGCTATTTTAACCATCCATGGAACTAACTCTAAGTTACTAAATATTGAAGGATTTACAGTTATTCCAGACCGCATTGAAGCTGGAACTTACCTTTGTGCTGGAGCAATTACTAGAGATGAATTGACTTTAACAAATGTAAATGCTGGGCATCTAGGCGCAGTCTTATCAAAACTTGAAGAGATGGGAAGTAGCTTTAGTATTACAAAAGACACGATAACTATTCATCCATCTAAAGTCATAAAATCTGTCAAAATTGTAACTCAAGAATACCCTGCTTTTCCAACAGATATGCAAGCTCAGTTCTTAGCACTTGCAACTCAAGCAAATGGAACATCAATCATAGAAGAAAGACTATTTGAAAATAGATTTATGCATGTTAGTGAGCTTCAAAGAATGGGAGCAGATATCTCTTTAAATGGGCATGTAGCGACCATAAATGGTGGAACTAAACTAAGCGGAACAGATGTAATGGCAACAGATTTAAGAGCATCTAGTGCTCTTGTTTTAGCTGGACTTGTAGCAGATGGGGTCACAGATGTACATCGCATCTATCATCTAGATCGTGGTTATGATGCGTTAGAGAAAAAACTTGAAGCTGTTGGAGCAAATGTTAAAAGACTTAAAGAGTAACTTACTCTTCAAATATTATCATCTCATAAACACTTTTTTTTGTAACTAAGGCTTTATCTGGTGATACAGAGTGGGTATTTTGAGCGCGAGAAACTTCGTGACGAAGTTCTGCTATTTCTGTTTCCATACCATCTACATTTTCTTTTAATCTAAGTATAATATCAACACCCGCTAAATTAACTCCTAGCTCACGAGTAAGTCTCAATATTAATTTTATTCTGTCAATATCTCTTTGTGAATATAGTCTAATTCGTCCATTTGAACGAGATGGGCATACCAAATTTTCTCGTTCATACTGCCTAAGAGTTTGAGGGTGTATTTCTAAGATTTTTGCTACGATACTTATAAGATAAACTGGTTCGTCATATTTATGTATCATTATGAACTCCTCTTACTCTTTAGGTAATTTTTCTTTCATTATATCTACTAACTTTTTGTCAAGTTCATCAACAACTGGCAAGATAATATTTGCTTCAAGATATAAATTACCACGAATTTTTGTTTTTCTATTCATTGCACCCATCTCTTTTACACGAAAGCGTTGTCCATTTTTAGTGTTTTGTGGAACTTTTAGTTTAATCTCTTTTTCTAATGTTTTTATGGCAATTTTATCACCAAAAAGTGCAGCGTACAAAGGTACATCAAAAGATTTGATTAAATCATCATCTTCTCTAATATACTCAGGGTTAGATGCAACTTGAATCTTCAAAAATAAATCCCCTGCTCTGCCACCTTGAGCATGTCCTTTGCCTTTTACGCGCATCTTTTCTCCACTCTTAACACCTGCAGGGATTTTAATATCAAATCTATCACCATTAACTGCTACAGAGTGAGAACCACCTAAAATAGATACGCTAAAAGGAATTGTCACACTTGTTTCAATATCTAAATTTACTTGTTGCTGTTGAAATCCTCCACCAAATGGACTTCCGCCACCAAAACCACCGCCACCAGCGAACATTTGTCTTAGTATATCATCTAAATCACCTTGTCCACCACGACCATGAGAACGAGAAAAATCATGAAAATTTTGTCCACCAAACATGCTATCACCATGCATGTCATACTGTTGTTTTTTCTCTTTACTACTTAAAATCTCATAAGCAGAATTTATCTCTTTAAACTTATCTTCTGCACCTTTATCTTTATTTACATCAGGGTGATATTGTCGTGCTAGTTTTCTATAAGCTTTTTTAATTTCTGATTCACTTGCACCTTCATTGATTTCAAGTGTTTTGTATAATGATTTTGCCATTACTATTTTGTCCTAAATTTATATTAAATGTATTTTTATATTTAAGTGTTATTATATCACAAGGGTTGAGTGGAAGTCAATCAAGTTGTAAATTTACCAGGGAAAACTAATAGCTATAACAGAAAAATACTTTCTGTTATAGTTAACTCTTTTAATGTAAAAAGTGGCGAACTTCTGAGAAATATAAACTCATACCAAATTCATTGGCAGCATCTATAATCTCTTGATCCCTGATACTTCCACCTGGTTCAATTATATTTTTTACACCAGCTTGTGCTGCTGCATCAATAGAATCTCTAAATGGGAAGAATGCTTCAGATGCGAGAGCAGCACCACTTACATCAAGTCCCATATCTTTTGCTTTTTTCAAAGCACACTCAGCAGCATCTACACGACTTGTCATGCCCATACCAACTGCTACCATTGCAGAGTTTTTAACATACACAACACAATTTGATTTTGTTAGAGATGCAACTTTATATGCTATCTCTAAATCTTTTATCTCTTCTAGAGTTGCCTCATTTTTGGAAACTAACTTAGCATTTTTAACTTCATCAGATGCTACTCTATCAGCATCTTGGAAAACAAATCCACCATCTATATGTTTGAAATCTTTTTTATCATTTGCTAAGATAAGTTTATCACTACCCATTTCAAAAAGTTTTATACGCTTTTTCTTTGCGAAAACTTCTTGCGCTTCCTCAGTAATATAACCAGCAATTACAACTTCCAAAAATATTTCATTCATTTTCTCAGCCAACTCTTTATTAACCGTTCCATTTACTGCAACAACACCACCAAAAGCAGAAACTGGGTCACATTTTAAAGCTTCTATATACGCATCTAGTAAGTTGTCTTTTATAGCAAAACCACAAGGATTTCCATGTTTAGAGATACAAACAGCATTATCCTCTCCAAAAGCAGATGCTATCTTCACAGCACCATTTAAATCATTAAGATTGTTAAAACTTGCCTCACCTTTTAATGTTGTGAAGTTGTTTGTAAAGTGCTTATCAAACTCATACAAAGCACCTTGTTGATGAGGATTTTCACCATATCTTGTAGCCATTACTTTGTTTCCAACTATAAACTGTTTTTCACCAAAACCTTTATTAAATCGTTTGTTCATATAGTTAGCTATCATGCTATCATAAGCCGCTGTATGCTCATATGCTTTTATCATATATCCACGACGAAATTCTTTAGTATTTTTTTCATTTTCTATTGCATCTATAACTTCACTATAATCCTCTACATTTGTAACGATAATAACAGCATCAAAGTTTTTTGCAGCAGAACGAACCATAGCAGGTCCGCCAATATCTATGTTTTCTATAATATCATCAAAATCATCAGTTCTCTCGATAGTTTCTTTAAAAGGATACAGATTCACACAAACTAAATCTATTGACTCTACACCTAACTCTTTAGCTTGGTCAAGGTGTGATTGTTTATCACGACGATGTAAGATTCCACCATGAACGAAAGGGTTTAAAGTTTTTACTCGCCCTTCAAAACACTCAGGAAATTTTGTAACCTCATCAATCTCAATAGCTTGAATGCCAGATTCAACTAACTTTTTATAAGTTCCACCAGTTGAAATAATCTCATAACCATTTTTTACTAAAGATGTACAAAACTCTACAACACCATTTTTATCGCTAACACTAATTAATGCTCTTTTTGCCAAAAATTATCCTTTTTTTTTATTATGGAATTTTATCTAAAATAAGATTATGATTTAATGAAAATTAAGAGCTGTAGTATTAAACTTTATCTTGGAATTTATCACGAATTTTTAAAAACTTTTCAATATTTTCTAAAAAGATGTCTAAAAGTTTTGGGTCAAAATGTTTTTCTCTTTCTTCTTTAAAAAGCTCTAAGATTCTATCTAATTCCCACGCTTCTTTATAACTTCTATCACTTCCTAGAGCATCAAAGACATCCGCAATTGCCGTGATTCTTCCAAAAATATGAATTTTTTCACCGACTATCTTATTTGGGTACCCTTTTCCATCCCATCTTTCATGATGAGTAAACGCGACAATTGCTGCTGCTTTTAGTATGCGTCTTTTTGACTTTTTCAAAATATTATAACCGAGTTTACTATGAGTTTTCATGATTTTCCATTCTTCCTCATCTAACCTTCCTGGTTTTAAAAGTATCTTATCAGGAATACCAACTTTACCGATATCATGCATAGGAGATGCACTGTATAACAACTCTGCATTTTTCTCGCCAAGTCCAGATAACAGCGCTAATAACTTTGAATATTCAGCAACTCTTTTAACATGGAAACCTGTCTCTTTTGAGCGTGTCTCACCAACCTCACCCATACGATGTATAATCTCTTTTTGAGTCTCTTCAAGTTCAGTATGAAGTTTTACAAACTCTGTCATATTATGGCTAATAAACATATGCTCTATAGTATTATCATCGGCATCTTTAATAGGAACAATAGTACTATGAACATGATAAGTACTTCCATCTTTTGCAACATGTCTTATTCCTCCATTCCAACTATTACCACTTAGTATTGTATCCCATATGTTTTTATACAAACTTGGTGCAATTTCAGGATGATTAAGCATATTATGTGAATTACCTATAAGTTCTTCTTCTGTATATCCGGATATATCACAAAAAGCCTGATTTACATAGGTTATTGTCCCATCAACATTTGAACGAGATAAAATATTACTTACATCGATTGCTTTTTCATACTCTGAAGAGCGTTTATACATCTCTTGGAAATTACCCTCTGAAATGTTTAATTCATCCTCAAGATGCTCTTTCATAGTTTCAATAGTTGTTATGTCGGTTCCAATGCCTATATACTCAACAATATTTCCATCATAGTCCACTATAGGGCTTATTACAGTATCTATATAATAAGCTTCTCCATTTTTTTTACGGTTTTTAACTATTCCAAACCATGACTCTTTATT containing:
- the murA gene encoding UDP-N-acetylglucosamine 1-carboxyvinyltransferase codes for the protein MDYLQIKKVKSLSGNIKISGAKNASLPLIAMTILAKNSVSIKNLPQVADIRTLLKLLSNLGAECNFHDDKVVVNTSSLAQTKATYDIVKTMRASILVLGPILTRFGHCEVSLPGGCAIGQRPVDLHLKALEQMGAIIDIKSGYIEATAPNGLKGCDIIFDKITVTGTANIIMAAALANGKTTLTNAAREPEVVQLCEVLNNSGVMIEGIGTAILTIHGTNSKLLNIEGFTVIPDRIEAGTYLCAGAITRDELTLTNVNAGHLGAVLSKLEEMGSSFSITKDTITIHPSKVIKSVKIVTQEYPAFPTDMQAQFLALATQANGTSIIEERLFENRFMHVSELQRMGADISLNGHVATINGGTKLSGTDVMATDLRASSALVLAGLVADGVTDVHRIYHLDRGYDALEKKLEAVGANVKRLKE
- a CDS encoding response regulator, which produces MLYCDKHEQSIENSSYKILIVEDSEFVNNSINKILVDKGYVCKQAFDYAVASHNLVNSKYDFIILDLNLPDAYGEKLVLEVKRLSKAKIIILTTETDIQTRENLFKNGILDYLVKDKYFNNSIAAIDQVIHSIEKNYSSNILVVDDSKLIRKHIESILNVRNYNIVEAEDAEQAFEQLKVSTINLILLDMELPGKHGLDIIREIKSIPEKYSIPIIVISGKSDPELVRSSLKLGASDFIKKPFNIEEFVLKVDTAIESNRKSREILCKQQLLNEYKDAVDRSTIVSKTDLKGNITYVNDKFCELSGYSESTLIGKQYNLIRHKDMSSEVFKELWKTIKNKESWFGIVKNRKKNGEAYYIDTVISPIVDYDGNIVEYIGIGTDITTIETMKEHLEDELNISEGNFQEMYKRSSEYEKAIDVSNILSRSNVDGTITYVNQAFCDISGYTEEELIGNSHNMLNHPEIAPSLYKNIWDTILSGNSWNGGIRHVAKDGSTYHVHSTIVPIKDADDNTIEHMFISHNMTEFVKLHTELEETQKEIIHRMGEVGETRSKETGFHVKRVAEYSKLLALLSGLGEKNAELLYSASPMHDIGKVGIPDKILLKPGRLDEEEWKIMKTHSKLGYNILKKSKRRILKAAAIVAFTHHERWDGKGYPNKIVGEKIHIFGRITAIADVFDALGSDRSYKEAWELDRILELFKEEREKHFDPKLLDIFLENIEKFLKIRDKFQDKV
- the purH gene encoding bifunctional phosphoribosylaminoimidazolecarboxamide formyltransferase/IMP cyclohydrolase; the encoded protein is MAKRALISVSDKNGVVEFCTSLVKNGYEIISTGGTYKKLVESGIQAIEIDEVTKFPECFEGRVKTLNPFVHGGILHRRDKQSHLDQAKELGVESIDLVCVNLYPFKETIERTDDFDDIIENIDIGGPAMVRSAAKNFDAVIIVTNVEDYSEVIDAIENEKNTKEFRRGYMIKAYEHTAAYDSMIANYMNKRFNKGFGEKQFIVGNKVMATRYGENPHQQGALYEFDKHFTNNFTTLKGEASFNNLNDLNGAVKIASAFGEDNAVCISKHGNPCGFAIKDNLLDAYIEALKCDPVSAFGGVVAVNGTVNKELAEKMNEIFLEVVIAGYITEEAQEVFAKKKRIKLFEMGSDKLILANDKKDFKHIDGGFVFQDADRVASDEVKNAKLVSKNEATLEEIKDLEIAYKVASLTKSNCVVYVKNSAMVAVGMGMTSRVDAAECALKKAKDMGLDVSGAALASEAFFPFRDSIDAAAQAGVKNIIEPGGSIRDQEIIDAANEFGMSLYFSEVRHFLH
- a CDS encoding DnaJ C-terminal domain-containing protein; the protein is MAKSLYKTLEINEGASESEIKKAYRKLARQYHPDVNKDKGAEDKFKEINSAYEILSSKEKKQQYDMHGDSMFGGQNFHDFSRSHGRGGQGDLDDILRQMFAGGGGFGGGSPFGGGFQQQQVNLDIETSVTIPFSVSILGGSHSVAVNGDRFDIKIPAGVKSGEKMRVKGKGHAQGGRAGDLFLKIQVASNPEYIREDDDLIKSFDVPLYAALFGDKIAIKTLEKEIKLKVPQNTKNGQRFRVKEMGAMNRKTKIRGNLYLEANIILPVVDELDKKLVDIMKEKLPKE
- a CDS encoding heat shock protein transcriptional repressor HspR — protein: MIHKYDEPVYLISIVAKILEIHPQTLRQYERENLVCPSRSNGRIRLYSQRDIDRIKLILRLTRELGVNLAGVDIILRLKENVDGMETEIAELRHEVSRAQNTHSVSPDKALVTKKSVYEMIIFEE